The proteins below are encoded in one region of Oncorhynchus masou masou isolate Uvic2021 chromosome 15, UVic_Omas_1.1, whole genome shotgun sequence:
- the LOC135555468 gene encoding mitochondrial glycine transporter B-like isoform X1, producing the protein MDRGRVRTEKVIKKEEKTKEDFDHTRTTLLDWNLFSTFKITMELSLGHPALKAFMCGSLSGTCSTLLFQPLDLVKTRLQTLHSNMQPGSARVGMVTVFLSVVRTEKLIGLWKGVSPSFVRTIPGVGIYFSTYYSLKQHYFLEQGPGAMESVLLGAGARTVAGVCMLPVTVLKTRFESGRYNYVSVAGALRSVCQTEGPRALFSGLTATILRDAPFSGLYVMFYSQGKNTLPQEISTSPYAALANFSCGILAGVLASLVTQPADVVKTHVQVSPHLYRRTADAVRYIYNEQGFQGFFRGGVPRSLRRTMIAAMAWTVYEQMMAHMGLKS; encoded by the exons ATGGACAGGGGCAGAGTAAGGACTGAGAAAGTGATTAAAAAAGAGGAAAAGACAAAAGAGGATTTTGATCATACAAGGACAACATTATTGGATTGGAATTTATTCTCAACTTTCAAAATAACCATGGAACTGTCTCTG GGCCACCCGGCTCTCAAAGCCTTTATGTGTGGCTCTCTCAGTGGAACATGCTCCACCCTGCTCTTCCAGCCTCTGGACCTGGTCAAGACCCGCCTGCAGACCCTTCACAGCAACATGCAGCCTGG TTCAGCAAGAGTGGGGATGGTGACTGTGTTCTTAAGTGTTGTACGGACAGAGAAGCTCATAGGACTTTGGAAGGGGGTCTCACCA TCGTTTGTGAGGACCATCCCCGGCGTAGGGATCTACTTCAGCACCTACTACTCTCTGAAGCAGCACTACTTCCTGGAGCAGGGCCCCGGGGCCATGGAGTCTGTGCTGCTGGGAGCTGGGGCCAGGACTGTGGCAGGGGTCTGCATGCTACCTGTCACTGTCCTTAAGACTCGCTTTGAG AGTGGCAGGTATAACTACGTGAGCGTGGCAGGGGCTTTGCGCAGTGTGTGTCAAACAGAGGGACCCAGAGCTCTGTTCTCAGGGCTGACCGCCACCATCCTCAGAGATGCTCCCTTCTCAGGCCTCTATGTCATGTTCTACAGCCAGGGCAAGAACACTCTGCCACAGG AGATAAGCACGTCTCCCTACGCGGCCCTGGCTAACTTCAGCTGTGGGATTCTGGCCGGGGTCCTGGCTTCCCTAGTCACCCAGCCAGCTGACGTGGTCAAAACCCATGTCCAAGTTAGCCCACATCTGTACAGGAGGACTGCAGACGCTGTGCGATACATTTACAAT gAGCAAGGGTTTCAAGGGTTCTTCCGGGGTGGGGTGCCTCGTTCTCTGAGGAGGACCATGATTGCTGCCATGGCATGGACGGTGTATGAACAGATGATGGCCCACATGGGGCTCAAGTCCTGA
- the LOC135555468 gene encoding mitochondrial glycine transporter B-like isoform X2, producing the protein MQEKQDQPLKSSPGKGHPALKAFMCGSLSGTCSTLLFQPLDLVKTRLQTLHSNMQPGSARVGMVTVFLSVVRTEKLIGLWKGVSPSFVRTIPGVGIYFSTYYSLKQHYFLEQGPGAMESVLLGAGARTVAGVCMLPVTVLKTRFESGRYNYVSVAGALRSVCQTEGPRALFSGLTATILRDAPFSGLYVMFYSQGKNTLPQEISTSPYAALANFSCGILAGVLASLVTQPADVVKTHVQVSPHLYRRTADAVRYIYNEQGFQGFFRGGVPRSLRRTMIAAMAWTVYEQMMAHMGLKS; encoded by the exons ATGCAGGAAAAACAGGATCAGCCACTGAAAAGTAGCCCGGGGAAG GGCCACCCGGCTCTCAAAGCCTTTATGTGTGGCTCTCTCAGTGGAACATGCTCCACCCTGCTCTTCCAGCCTCTGGACCTGGTCAAGACCCGCCTGCAGACCCTTCACAGCAACATGCAGCCTGG TTCAGCAAGAGTGGGGATGGTGACTGTGTTCTTAAGTGTTGTACGGACAGAGAAGCTCATAGGACTTTGGAAGGGGGTCTCACCA TCGTTTGTGAGGACCATCCCCGGCGTAGGGATCTACTTCAGCACCTACTACTCTCTGAAGCAGCACTACTTCCTGGAGCAGGGCCCCGGGGCCATGGAGTCTGTGCTGCTGGGAGCTGGGGCCAGGACTGTGGCAGGGGTCTGCATGCTACCTGTCACTGTCCTTAAGACTCGCTTTGAG AGTGGCAGGTATAACTACGTGAGCGTGGCAGGGGCTTTGCGCAGTGTGTGTCAAACAGAGGGACCCAGAGCTCTGTTCTCAGGGCTGACCGCCACCATCCTCAGAGATGCTCCCTTCTCAGGCCTCTATGTCATGTTCTACAGCCAGGGCAAGAACACTCTGCCACAGG AGATAAGCACGTCTCCCTACGCGGCCCTGGCTAACTTCAGCTGTGGGATTCTGGCCGGGGTCCTGGCTTCCCTAGTCACCCAGCCAGCTGACGTGGTCAAAACCCATGTCCAAGTTAGCCCACATCTGTACAGGAGGACTGCAGACGCTGTGCGATACATTTACAAT gAGCAAGGGTTTCAAGGGTTCTTCCGGGGTGGGGTGCCTCGTTCTCTGAGGAGGACCATGATTGCTGCCATGGCATGGACGGTGTATGAACAGATGATGGCCCACATGGGGCTCAAGTCCTGA